Proteins from one Pseudarthrobacter sp. BIM B-2242 genomic window:
- a CDS encoding serine/threonine-protein kinase, with protein MVMDSPSSLRNDVVGGRYRLGEVIGRGGMSSVYCARDENLGRDVALKLFAPQSPDTDELKRQEAEIQLLATLNHPNLVTLFDAGIDTRIPDEPRPFLTMELVEGQDLRGRIRLSPVPLDELAVIGAGLADALAYVHGLGIIHRDIKPGNILLVQIRPGEPVRPKLTDFGIARIVDSTRLTATGTMVGTAAYLSPEQAMGSPLTPATDIYSLGLVLLECIKQTMEYPGNAVESAVARLHRPPEIPDDLPPEWADLIRSMTALEPLERPTAADVESVLRQALVSPVSTPGELAPETTRVLPAMPFRPPSIPITEEHDVPSAAASRDQQADTPQGSPSTAFQRLRRGSRRFWLAIVLALLAIVAAASALTFSLAWPQTPDVVPYPTVTGSLGDHLQELQKSVQP; from the coding sequence TTGGTGATGGATTCACCTAGCTCGCTCAGGAATGACGTAGTCGGCGGGCGGTATCGGCTGGGTGAGGTGATCGGCCGGGGAGGCATGTCATCTGTCTACTGCGCCCGGGACGAAAACCTCGGCCGGGACGTAGCCCTGAAACTCTTCGCCCCCCAATCACCGGACACAGACGAGCTCAAACGCCAGGAAGCCGAAATCCAGCTCCTGGCCACGCTTAACCACCCCAACCTGGTCACGTTGTTCGACGCCGGCATCGATACCCGCATCCCGGACGAACCCCGGCCGTTCCTCACCATGGAACTCGTGGAAGGGCAGGATCTCCGCGGCCGCATCCGGCTCAGCCCGGTCCCTTTGGACGAGCTCGCCGTGATCGGAGCAGGCCTTGCTGACGCGCTGGCATACGTCCATGGCCTGGGCATCATCCACCGCGACATCAAACCCGGCAATATCCTCCTGGTGCAGATCAGGCCCGGGGAGCCCGTGCGGCCCAAGCTGACGGATTTCGGGATCGCCAGGATTGTTGATTCGACGCGCCTGACCGCCACCGGAACCATGGTGGGCACGGCGGCCTACTTGAGCCCGGAGCAGGCCATGGGGTCTCCCCTTACTCCTGCTACTGACATCTATTCCTTGGGGCTCGTCCTTTTGGAGTGCATTAAGCAGACCATGGAGTATCCGGGCAACGCCGTCGAATCCGCCGTGGCACGACTGCACCGCCCGCCCGAAATTCCGGACGATCTCCCGCCTGAATGGGCTGATCTGATCCGCTCCATGACGGCCCTTGAACCGCTGGAAAGGCCCACCGCCGCCGACGTTGAGTCCGTGCTCCGCCAAGCGTTGGTCTCGCCCGTATCCACTCCGGGCGAGCTTGCGCCGGAGACCACCCGTGTGTTGCCGGCGATGCCGTTCCGACCGCCGTCCATACCGATCACCGAAGAACACGATGTGCCCTCCGCTGCGGCAAGCAGGGACCAGCAGGCAGACACGCCGCAAGGGAGTCCATCAACAGCGTTCCAGCGCCTCCGCCGCGGGAGCAGGCGGTTCTGGCTTGCAATCGTTCTTGCCCTGCTGGCTATAGTGGCGGCCGCATCAGCGCTGACCTTCAGCCTGGCATGGCCGCAAACTCCCGACGTCGTCCCGTACCCCACCGTCACTGGCAGCTTGGGCGACCATCTCCAAGAACTTCAGAAGAGCGTGCAACCGTGA